Proteins encoded together in one Streptomyces sp. NA04227 window:
- a CDS encoding DUF6158 family protein, whose amino-acid sequence MTGVEPGRLDDQQLMKELETIHRTRHATLLHGSNDALHAHNERMAQLEGEYLRRHPRRVIASGRTRAGAREREPQAE is encoded by the coding sequence ATGACCGGAGTCGAACCGGGACGACTGGACGACCAGCAGCTCATGAAGGAGCTGGAGACGATCCACCGCACCCGCCACGCCACTCTGCTGCACGGCTCCAACGATGCCCTGCACGCCCACAACGAGCGCATGGCACAGCTGGAGGGCGAGTATCTGCGGCGCCATCCGCGCCGCGTCATCGCCAGCGGACGCACCCGCGCCGGTGCGCGGGAACGCGAACCGCAGGCGGAATGA
- a CDS encoding TIGR03086 family metal-binding protein has translation MPRIATRNPLLERHGKALDLFGDRVRSVRPGQWEDGTPCEEWNVRDLVNHLTSEQLWVPPLLREGATLDEVGDRYDGDVLGADPVAAWERAAEGSREAFATPGVFDGTVQLSYGETAVTHYCAEMICDLVVHAWDLSRAIGAEERLPGDLVDFVVRQLTPRAADLARSGLFAPPVEPPPEATVQTKLLCLVGRRP, from the coding sequence ATGCCAAGAATTGCTACGCGCAATCCACTTCTCGAACGGCACGGCAAGGCACTCGACCTCTTCGGTGACCGGGTGCGCAGCGTCCGCCCCGGCCAGTGGGAGGACGGCACGCCCTGCGAGGAGTGGAACGTCAGGGACCTCGTCAACCATCTGACGTCCGAACAGCTCTGGGTGCCGCCGTTGCTGCGCGAGGGCGCCACCCTCGACGAGGTGGGCGACCGGTACGACGGCGACGTACTCGGAGCCGATCCCGTCGCCGCCTGGGAACGCGCGGCCGAGGGCTCCCGGGAAGCGTTCGCGACCCCGGGGGTGTTCGACGGCACCGTCCAGCTCTCGTACGGCGAGACCGCCGTCACCCACTACTGCGCGGAGATGATCTGCGACCTCGTCGTGCACGCCTGGGACCTGTCCCGCGCGATCGGCGCCGAGGAACGGCTGCCGGGCGACCTCGTGGACTTCGTCGTACGCCAACTCACCCCGCGCGCCGCCGACTTGGCCCGCAGCGGTCTGTTCGCCCCACCGGTGGAACCGCCACCGGAGGCGACCGTACAGACGAAGCTGCTGTGCCTGGTGGGGCGCAGGCCCTGA
- a CDS encoding aminotransferase class I/II-fold pyridoxal phosphate-dependent enzyme, whose amino-acid sequence MRRSDPGARPVRGQVRYGPQVPGTGLPVLDELVEVFADAARSPRQMPPGGGPGLLGATCGYWERRGLAVEEQHVVAAPGAGSFLIAFDTLLGGDVLLPRPCPAHWAPQVRLLGRPAFPVPTPAESGGVPDPYALLETVRRLRAEGRDPKLLVLCVADDPTATVPPPEQVHETLEAAVSEGLHIVSDETWRDTLHHPDDTVFISPAEMLPPHVTVISDLSGAFLPPSWPAAVARFPATGLGTALRARTLDVLTALGATLATPVAAAAAHALEESPWVTRRMLDSAHLHARVAAELGRAVAATGVLVRPPQAGRHLYADLAPLRGALDRHGVGDAQELEDFLESQLGMPAPGGHRFGDDPASLRVRLSTGPLLGRTDAERAQCLTAADPLTLPAVRRSLSAVRQTFTALAADDGPPAVPGTSPRTPGPALLDGE is encoded by the coding sequence ATGCGGCGCAGCGACCCCGGCGCGAGGCCGGTACGGGGGCAGGTGCGGTACGGGCCGCAGGTGCCGGGGACCGGGCTGCCCGTGCTCGACGAACTCGTCGAGGTCTTCGCGGACGCCGCGCGCAGCCCGCGCCAGATGCCTCCGGGCGGCGGCCCCGGACTGCTCGGTGCCACTTGCGGCTACTGGGAGCGCCGCGGTCTGGCCGTCGAGGAGCAGCACGTCGTCGCCGCCCCCGGCGCCGGGAGCTTCCTGATCGCCTTCGACACCCTCCTCGGCGGGGACGTCCTGCTGCCCCGGCCCTGCCCGGCGCACTGGGCGCCGCAGGTCAGGCTGCTCGGGCGGCCCGCGTTCCCGGTGCCGACGCCCGCCGAGTCCGGCGGCGTCCCCGACCCGTACGCACTCCTGGAGACCGTGCGGCGGCTGCGCGCCGAGGGGCGGGACCCGAAGCTGCTCGTGCTGTGCGTGGCCGACGATCCGACGGCGACCGTGCCGCCGCCCGAGCAGGTGCACGAGACCCTGGAGGCGGCCGTCTCGGAGGGGCTGCACATCGTCAGCGACGAGACCTGGCGGGACACCCTGCACCACCCCGACGACACCGTCTTCATCAGCCCCGCCGAGATGCTGCCGCCGCACGTCACCGTCATCAGCGACCTCTCGGGCGCCTTCCTGCCGCCCAGCTGGCCCGCCGCCGTCGCCCGCTTCCCCGCGACCGGGCTCGGCACCGCCCTGCGCGCCCGCACCCTGGACGTCCTGACCGCGCTCGGCGCCACCCTGGCCACTCCGGTGGCCGCGGCCGCCGCGCACGCCCTGGAGGAGAGTCCCTGGGTCACCCGGCGCATGCTCGACTCCGCACATCTGCACGCCCGGGTGGCCGCCGAACTCGGCCGGGCCGTGGCCGCGACCGGAGTGCTGGTACGGCCGCCCCAGGCGGGGCGGCACCTGTACGCGGACCTCGCACCGCTGCGCGGCGCCCTGGACCGGCACGGGGTCGGCGACGCCCAGGAACTGGAGGACTTCCTGGAGTCACAGCTCGGCATGCCCGCTCCCGGCGGCCACCGCTTCGGCGACGACCCGGCGTCCCTGCGGGTCCGCCTCTCGACCGGCCCGCTGCTCGGCCGCACCGACGCCGAGCGCGCCCAATGCCTCACCGCCGCCGACCCGTTGACGCTCCCCGCGGTGCGAAGGTCGCTGTCCGCCGTACGGCAGACGTTCACCGCCCTGGCCGCCGACGACGGTCCTCCCGCGGTGCCCGGCACGTCGCCGCGAACCCCCGGCCCGGCCCTGCTCGACGGCGAGTAG
- a CDS encoding DedA family protein: MNLAAAFAEQSPHAFGYPSLFLLVLVGALVPVVPTGALVSSAAVVAFHRVSPFALLAVFVVASCAAFAGDVALYWLGQRGLRSRGGSRWLEAIRARASEEHLYRAQEKLGRHGTRVLVVSRLLPAGRIPVMLACLLAKLPLRRFARADAVACLAWTLAYQLIGVLGGSLFPEPWQGVVAAVALALLISAAPSLWRRVRESRD, from the coding sequence GTGAACCTCGCCGCCGCCTTTGCGGAGCAGTCCCCGCACGCCTTCGGCTACCCCTCGCTGTTCCTGCTCGTCCTCGTCGGCGCGCTGGTACCGGTGGTGCCCACGGGCGCGCTGGTCAGTTCGGCGGCGGTGGTGGCCTTCCACCGGGTGTCGCCGTTCGCGCTGCTCGCGGTGTTCGTGGTGGCGTCCTGCGCCGCCTTCGCCGGAGACGTGGCGCTGTACTGGCTCGGGCAACGCGGACTGCGGTCGCGCGGCGGCTCGCGCTGGCTGGAGGCGATCCGGGCGCGCGCCTCGGAGGAGCACCTCTACCGGGCGCAGGAGAAGCTCGGCAGGCACGGCACCCGGGTGCTCGTGGTGTCCCGGCTGCTGCCCGCCGGTCGCATCCCCGTGATGCTCGCCTGCCTCCTCGCGAAGCTCCCCCTGCGGCGGTTCGCCCGCGCGGACGCGGTGGCCTGCCTGGCCTGGACCCTCGCGTACCAACTCATCGGCGTCCTCGGCGGCTCCCTGTTCCCCGAGCCGTGGCAGGGCGTCGTCGCCGCGGTGGCGCTCGCCCTGCTGATCAGCGCGGCGCCGTCGCTGTGGCGGCGGGTGCGGGAGTCTCGGGACTGA
- a CDS encoding MBL fold metallo-hydrolase yields MAAEITWWGHATCTVADSGLRVLTDPLFVRRIAHLRRRRGALPPPDARRADLVLVSHLHADHLHVPSLEQVAPGARLLVPRGASRSVPALRRLSHLRLTEVSPGEELEFGPLRVRAVPAHHDGRRVPVGPRLSPALGYVVTGRARTYFAGDTGLFDTMAEAVGEVDVALLPVGGWGPRLGPGHLDAGRAAEALARIGAPHAVPVHYGTYWPIGLDAVRPHEFHAPGQEFERLAADRVPGARVHRLDHGQSVRPKVGR; encoded by the coding sequence GTGGCCGCGGAGATCACCTGGTGGGGGCACGCCACCTGCACGGTGGCGGACTCCGGGCTGCGGGTGCTGACCGATCCGCTGTTCGTCCGCCGGATCGCCCATCTGCGCCGCCGCCGGGGCGCCCTGCCGCCGCCCGACGCCCGCCGCGCCGATCTGGTCCTGGTCTCGCATCTGCACGCGGACCATCTGCACGTGCCCTCGCTGGAACAGGTGGCGCCGGGCGCCCGGCTCCTCGTGCCGCGCGGTGCGAGCCGGTCGGTTCCCGCGCTGCGCAGGCTGAGCCATCTGCGGCTGACGGAGGTGTCCCCGGGCGAGGAGCTGGAGTTCGGGCCGTTGCGGGTACGAGCGGTGCCCGCCCATCACGACGGCCGCCGGGTCCCCGTGGGCCCGCGGCTCTCGCCTGCCCTGGGCTACGTGGTGACCGGGCGGGCCCGTACCTATTTCGCCGGGGACACCGGCCTGTTCGACACCATGGCGGAGGCGGTGGGCGAGGTCGACGTGGCGCTGTTGCCCGTCGGCGGCTGGGGACCGAGGCTCGGGCCTGGACACCTGGACGCGGGCCGGGCGGCCGAGGCGCTGGCGCGGATCGGCGCGCCGCACGCGGTGCCGGTGCACTACGGCACGTACTGGCCGATCGGTTTGGACGCGGTGCGGCCGCACGAATTCCACGCGCCGGGCCAGGAGTTCGAGCGGCTGGCGGCGGACCGGGTGCCCGGGGCGCGGGTGCACCGGCTCGACCACGGCCAGAGCGTGCGTCCGAAGGTGGGGCGGTGA
- a CDS encoding phage holin family protein → MSEGAWRRSGRALWRVVAVWAVSTLTMLALAGILPDFRLQSDSGDSTTRIAVTAALGAGAFGLLSALVWPLLVRALLLVPALVLGLLVFFLNGSLLLVALWLIPSGRGEAAPETAVVVAAAMSAVASATGGALAVRDDDAYRRRLYRLADRRRHRIGRPGEPLDPGTLFVQLDGVGHDVLLDAVAQGRMPTLASWLGPASPAATPDGPPGASVGATHRLTPWFTDWSSQTGASQLGILHGTNHDVPAFRWYEKDTGEVMVCGRPTTAAELQRRAVALTQDAGLLGEDGASRGNLFAGGADQLALVLSVAARRGSRTRSRAGYFAYFSDPANAVRTAMSFAAEVARELGQSTRARLRSERPRVSRGGLYPFIRAFATVVERDVVVAAVIGDMFAGRGAVYADLVAYDEVAHHSGPRSTDAYRVLERLDRSLALLAKVAEHAPRAYRIVVLSDHGQSPGETFRDRYGLALGDLVRAGCGLPVPRRARRSRSGAEARAAVRAALHRTVEVEEETAERPRRRPSEPLVLASGNLGLVSFPDVPHRMTREEIDRRHPALLATLASHPGIGFVLVRSEEYGSVVLGAHGAGVPLSELGEGPGPLDGFGPGAADAVRRTDSFPHCADLMINSSFDPKSGEVLAFEEQIGSHGGLGGDQSRAFLLSPLELSAPAAPGTALHGAEQLHHVLRRWLSESGSARPAARPADRAQGAHEDRVGDHEPRERSA, encoded by the coding sequence GTGAGCGAGGGCGCATGGCGCAGGTCCGGCCGGGCGCTGTGGCGGGTCGTCGCCGTATGGGCCGTCTCCACACTGACCATGCTCGCGCTCGCCGGGATCCTGCCCGACTTCCGGCTGCAGTCGGACTCGGGGGACAGCACCACCCGCATCGCGGTGACCGCGGCACTCGGCGCGGGCGCCTTCGGTCTGCTGTCCGCGCTGGTCTGGCCGTTGCTGGTACGGGCGTTGCTCCTGGTGCCTGCCCTCGTGCTGGGTCTGCTGGTGTTCTTCCTCAACGGGTCGCTGCTGCTGGTCGCGCTGTGGCTGATTCCCTCCGGCCGCGGTGAGGCGGCGCCGGAGACCGCGGTCGTGGTGGCCGCCGCGATGTCCGCGGTCGCCTCGGCCACCGGCGGCGCCCTCGCCGTACGCGACGACGACGCCTACCGCCGCAGGCTCTACCGCCTCGCCGACCGCCGCCGCCACCGCATCGGACGACCCGGCGAGCCACTCGACCCCGGCACCCTCTTCGTCCAGCTCGACGGGGTCGGCCACGACGTCCTGCTCGACGCCGTCGCCCAGGGCCGGATGCCCACCCTTGCCTCGTGGCTCGGGCCCGCGTCGCCCGCGGCCACCCCCGACGGCCCGCCCGGCGCCTCCGTCGGCGCCACCCACCGGCTCACCCCCTGGTTCACCGACTGGTCCAGCCAGACCGGTGCCAGCCAGCTCGGCATCCTGCACGGCACCAATCACGACGTACCCGCCTTCCGCTGGTACGAGAAGGACACCGGCGAGGTCATGGTGTGCGGCAGGCCCACCACGGCGGCCGAACTCCAGCGCCGTGCGGTCGCGCTGACCCAGGACGCGGGGCTGCTCGGCGAGGACGGCGCCAGCCGCGGCAACCTCTTCGCGGGCGGTGCCGACCAGCTCGCGCTCGTCCTGTCGGTGGCCGCCCGCCGCGGCAGCCGCACCCGCTCGCGCGCCGGATACTTCGCCTACTTCTCCGACCCGGCCAACGCCGTACGCACCGCCATGTCCTTCGCCGCCGAAGTCGCCCGGGAGCTCGGCCAGTCCACGCGCGCCCGGCTGCGCTCCGAGCGCCCGCGCGTGAGCCGGGGCGGGCTGTATCCGTTCATCAGGGCCTTCGCCACCGTCGTCGAGCGGGACGTCGTCGTGGCCGCCGTCATCGGCGACATGTTCGCCGGACGCGGCGCCGTCTACGCCGATCTCGTGGCCTACGACGAGGTGGCCCACCACTCGGGGCCCCGCAGCACGGACGCGTACCGGGTCCTGGAACGACTCGACCGGTCGCTCGCCCTCCTGGCGAAGGTGGCCGAGCACGCCCCGCGCGCGTACCGGATCGTGGTGCTCTCCGATCACGGCCAGAGCCCCGGCGAGACCTTCCGGGACCGCTACGGACTGGCCCTCGGCGATCTGGTGCGCGCGGGCTGCGGGCTGCCGGTGCCCCGCCGCGCCCGGCGCAGCCGCAGTGGCGCCGAGGCCCGTGCCGCCGTACGTGCCGCGCTGCACCGCACGGTCGAGGTCGAGGAGGAGACCGCCGAGCGCCCCCGCCGACGGCCCTCGGAGCCGCTCGTCCTGGCCTCCGGCAACCTCGGACTCGTCAGCTTTCCCGATGTGCCGCACCGGATGACACGCGAGGAGATCGACCGCCGCCACCCGGCCCTCCTCGCCACGCTCGCGAGCCACCCCGGCATCGGATTCGTCCTGGTGCGCAGCGAGGAGTACGGATCCGTCGTGCTCGGGGCGCACGGCGCCGGTGTGCCGCTGAGCGAACTGGGCGAAGGACCGGGGCCGTTGGACGGGTTCGGCCCGGGAGCCGCCGACGCCGTGCGCCGTACGGACTCCTTTCCGCACTGCGCCGACCTCATGATCAACTCCAGTTTCGACCCCAAGAGCGGCGAAGTCCTCGCCTTCGAGGAGCAGATCGGCTCGCACGGCGGCCTCGGCGGCGACCAGTCCCGGGCCTTCCTCCTGTCCCCGCTGGAGCTGTCCGCCCCCGCCGCCCCCGGCACCGCACTGCACGGCGCCGAACAGCTGCACCACGTACTGCGGCGCTGGTTGAGCGAGTCCGGCTCCGCGCGGCCCGCGGCGCGACCGGCCGACCGTGCGCAGGGCGCCCACGAGGACCGGGTCGGTGACCACGAGCCGCGCGAGCGCAGCGCCTGA